A window of Mucilaginibacter paludis DSM 18603 contains these coding sequences:
- a CDS encoding L,D-transpeptidase family protein yields MFNYRQAKILYLILVFISFFIDACAQQGKTPAKKDSLATDWNQTIPGNFSAQSKEYFDSTQVKVFFEKYPDLNSYEDLVQEFYSKRKFTFAWFEDGRLIEQADNLSNRTMDLKNDGVYKILPYQAVLDSLLYGINISTGKIRPDVILELMLTSQYFAFSRLAWQGMGTSASDSSRWYVPRKKIAYDQYLDSLLKAPAKSFSANEPVYRQYELLRHFLKIYRSLDAADEWKPVDTKSVNLKPGDTSAAIKEIKIRLLRLQDFQGDTFNESYDADLIIAVKQFQYRNGLDTSGRLNKETIMAMNVPLKIRIKQILVNMERARWLPVSLNADFLAVNIPEFTLHVYHADSLLWSCPVVVGQKVHQTSIFYGEIKYVVFSPYWNIPQSIVRAEVVPGLKKSPDYLLRHQMEITGYKEGLPIVRQKPGPENSLGLVKFLFPNSYNIYLHDTPKKSLFGETTRDFSHGCIRIMEPAKLAAFLLKNHNKWSGIKIKRAMNSGKEQYVSLEHKVPVFITYFTAFTDRRGLLNFRKDIYSLDDRLARMIISGEGFYETN; encoded by the coding sequence ATGTTCAATTACCGACAGGCAAAAATCCTTTACCTTATCCTGGTATTTATCAGCTTTTTCATCGATGCCTGCGCTCAGCAGGGTAAAACGCCTGCTAAAAAAGACTCATTAGCGACAGACTGGAACCAAACCATTCCCGGCAATTTCAGTGCCCAGTCAAAAGAATATTTTGACAGCACCCAAGTAAAAGTTTTTTTTGAAAAATACCCGGATTTAAACTCCTACGAAGATCTTGTGCAGGAATTTTATAGCAAAAGAAAATTTACTTTTGCCTGGTTTGAGGATGGCCGGTTAATCGAGCAAGCAGACAACTTGTCGAACCGAACTATGGATCTTAAAAACGATGGCGTTTATAAAATCCTCCCTTACCAGGCAGTTTTGGACTCGCTGTTATACGGAATTAATATAAGTACGGGTAAAATAAGGCCTGATGTTATATTGGAGCTCATGCTTACTTCGCAATACTTTGCATTCTCCCGGCTTGCCTGGCAGGGCATGGGAACTTCCGCAAGTGACTCATCGCGATGGTATGTGCCAAGAAAAAAAATAGCCTACGATCAATATTTAGATAGCCTACTAAAAGCCCCAGCTAAATCTTTCTCCGCCAATGAACCGGTTTACCGGCAATATGAATTGCTCAGGCATTTCTTAAAGATATACCGCTCGTTGGATGCTGCGGATGAATGGAAACCCGTCGATACTAAAAGTGTAAACTTAAAACCAGGCGACACTTCTGCAGCCATAAAAGAAATCAAAATCCGTTTACTCAGGCTACAGGATTTTCAGGGCGATACATTCAATGAGTCATACGATGCCGATCTGATAATCGCGGTGAAGCAATTCCAATACAGGAACGGGCTGGATACCAGCGGACGGTTGAATAAAGAAACTATAATGGCGATGAATGTGCCATTAAAAATCCGGATCAAACAGATTCTTGTTAATATGGAGCGAGCCCGCTGGTTACCTGTGTCGCTGAATGCCGATTTCCTGGCAGTAAATATCCCTGAATTTACCCTCCATGTATACCATGCAGATAGCCTTTTATGGAGCTGTCCCGTAGTTGTAGGGCAGAAGGTTCATCAAACTTCCATTTTTTACGGGGAAATCAAATATGTTGTTTTCAGTCCATATTGGAACATACCGCAAAGTATCGTGCGAGCCGAGGTTGTTCCCGGCCTTAAAAAATCACCTGATTATCTTCTGCGGCATCAGATGGAGATTACCGGCTACAAAGAAGGGCTTCCAATAGTCAGGCAAAAGCCCGGACCGGAGAACTCACTCGGTCTGGTGAAATTCCTGTTTCCCAACAGCTACAATATTTATTTACATGATACTCCTAAAAAATCTTTATTTGGCGAAACAACCAGGGATTTTAGTCATGGCTGTATCCGTATTATGGAGCCAGCTAAATTGGCCGCTTTCCTGCTCAAAAACCATAATAAATGGAGTGGGATCAAAATTAAGCGGGCTATGAATTCTGGTAAAGAACAGTATGTGAGCTTGGAGCATAAAGTTCCTGTCTTTATTACCTATTTCACGGCCTTTACTGATCGAAGGGGATTGCTAAACTTTAGAAAAGATATCTATAGCCTTGATGACCGGCTTGCCCGCATGATCATTTCCGGTGAAGGATTTTACGAGACAAATTAG
- a CDS encoding MlaE family ABC transporter permease — protein MALIEDTRSFLDETGSMAKFTGHFFSHGLRPRFEVKELLGQCYTIGYKSFPLIGLTGFIMGLVLTMQLRPSLVSYGVQSELPVMVGIAIVREIGPVITALIFAGKIGSSIGAELGSMKVTEQIDAMEVSGTNPYKYLVATRVLATTLMLPILTVLGDAISLFGAYIGVNLSSVTSLHFFFTQVFQSLSFSDILPAITKTFFFGFAVGIIGCYKGFNSSKGTQGVGVSANSAVVLSSVLIFIIDLLAVQFTNILGLN, from the coding sequence ATGGCTTTAATCGAAGATACACGTAGTTTTTTAGATGAAACAGGTAGCATGGCCAAATTTACCGGTCACTTTTTTTCACATGGGCTAAGGCCCAGGTTTGAAGTTAAGGAACTGCTCGGCCAGTGTTATACCATTGGCTATAAATCATTTCCGCTGATCGGCCTTACCGGTTTCATCATGGGCCTGGTATTAACCATGCAGTTGCGGCCCTCGCTCGTAAGTTATGGCGTACAGTCAGAACTACCGGTTATGGTAGGTATAGCCATTGTGAGAGAGATTGGGCCGGTGATCACCGCTTTAATTTTTGCCGGGAAGATAGGCAGCAGCATCGGCGCTGAATTGGGCTCGATGAAAGTAACAGAGCAAATAGATGCTATGGAAGTGAGTGGCACAAATCCTTATAAATACTTGGTAGCTACCCGCGTATTGGCAACAACCTTAATGCTTCCAATTTTAACTGTTTTGGGCGATGCCATTTCCTTATTCGGAGCCTATATTGGGGTCAACCTCAGCTCCGTAACCAGCTTGCATTTCTTTTTTACACAGGTATTCCAAAGCCTGAGCTTCAGCGATATTTTACCGGCGATTACCAAAACCTTTTTCTTTGGTTTCGCGGTGGGCATCATCGGTTGTTATAAAGGGTTCAACTCCAGCAAGGGGACACAGGGTGTTGGCGTTTCAGCCAATTCTGCCGTCGTATTATCTTCTGTCCTCATATTCATTATCGACCTCCTGGCGGTTCAGTTCACAAACATATTAGGCTTAAATTAA
- a CDS encoding ABC transporter ATP-binding protein, whose translation MATAAKDELSPEDHVAKGAPVIVIEHLFKKFGKNVVLKDFNLTVHQEENVVVLGKSGAGKSVLIKCVIGLLKPDSGKILVFGDNVPGLSPDELDRVRTKIGFLFQANALYDSMTVRENLEFPLRRHWIDLTPKQVNQMVSEALENVGLKNTVDMMPAELSGGMLKRVALARTLILKPEIILYDEPTTGLDPVTSREIDSLILKLQKKYHTSSIVISHDMNCVKNIADRVILLLEGKCYADGTYDELAHSADEKIKQFFE comes from the coding sequence ATGGCAACAGCAGCAAAAGATGAACTAAGCCCTGAAGATCATGTGGCTAAAGGAGCGCCGGTGATCGTCATTGAGCACCTGTTTAAAAAATTTGGAAAGAATGTGGTGTTGAAAGATTTCAACCTGACGGTGCATCAGGAAGAAAACGTAGTCGTATTGGGAAAGTCGGGTGCAGGGAAATCCGTACTCATTAAATGCGTTATCGGGCTGTTGAAACCAGACAGCGGCAAAATACTGGTATTCGGTGACAACGTACCCGGGTTAAGCCCTGATGAGCTGGACCGGGTCAGAACCAAGATCGGTTTCCTTTTCCAGGCCAATGCTCTTTATGATTCTATGACTGTCCGTGAAAATCTGGAATTTCCATTACGCAGGCACTGGATCGATCTTACACCAAAACAGGTAAACCAGATGGTATCTGAAGCACTGGAGAATGTTGGCTTGAAAAACACGGTTGATATGATGCCCGCAGAATTATCCGGAGGAATGCTTAAGCGCGTAGCGCTTGCCCGCACCCTGATCCTGAAGCCGGAGATCATTTTGTATGATGAGCCCACCACCGGGCTCGACCCGGTTACCTCAAGGGAGATTGACAGTCTGATCCTGAAACTGCAAAAGAAATACCATACCTCTTCCATTGTTATTTCACACGATATGAACTGCGTCAAAAATATAGCAGACAGGGTGATCTTACTATTAGAAGGTAAGTGTTACGCGGATGGTACTTATGATGAGCTCGCACATTCAGCTGATGAAAAAATAAAACAATTCTTTGAATAA
- a CDS encoding MlaD family protein: protein MAKQSENNIKLGVFVLAGLIVMIVSFYMIGNNASMFGSGFVLKARFNNLNGLMEGNNVLFSGIQAGTVKSINIVNDTTIEVSMLIDSKVTAYIHTNAEAAIGTEGLMGNKVINIQPVKPNSPVVKSGDLLAAQKLASMDQMLQTLSKTNNNIATISEVLKTTVLKLDTSAIFNVLNDKNIGISLRSSLKNINNASSNASDMTNGLNQIVIHLKQGKGAAGLLLSDTAFAGNLNIAVIKLRSASDNADKMTGQLNSMAGNINHDLAYGKGPLHALLRDSVITEKLNASMDNVQKGTDGFNQIVQALKHNFLVRGYFKTQAKKQQKDSINRQTMK, encoded by the coding sequence ATGGCAAAACAAAGTGAAAATAATATCAAGCTGGGCGTATTTGTATTAGCCGGCTTAATCGTGATGATAGTTTCCTTTTATATGATCGGAAATAATGCCAGTATGTTTGGAAGCGGGTTTGTGCTAAAAGCACGTTTTAACAATTTAAACGGCTTAATGGAAGGTAATAATGTGCTTTTCTCTGGCATACAGGCTGGAACGGTGAAAAGTATAAACATTGTTAATGACACCACCATAGAGGTAAGTATGCTTATCGACAGCAAAGTAACGGCCTATATCCATACGAACGCAGAAGCGGCCATCGGTACAGAGGGATTGATGGGGAATAAGGTAATCAATATACAGCCGGTAAAACCAAACAGCCCGGTAGTCAAAAGCGGAGATTTGCTGGCCGCTCAAAAACTGGCCAGTATGGATCAAATGCTACAGACGCTTTCAAAGACCAATAACAATATTGCGACAATATCAGAAGTGTTAAAAACTACTGTTCTAAAATTAGATACCAGCGCCATCTTTAATGTCCTGAACGATAAAAATATCGGGATCAGCTTAAGATCATCATTAAAAAACATCAACAATGCCAGCAGTAATGCCAGCGACATGACTAATGGTCTCAATCAAATAGTAATTCATCTCAAACAGGGTAAAGGAGCCGCCGGTTTGCTGTTAAGCGATACTGCCTTTGCGGGGAATTTAAATATCGCTGTAATTAAGCTCAGATCAGCCAGTGATAATGCGGATAAGATGACCGGTCAACTCAATAGTATGGCCGGTAATATCAATCATGATCTGGCATACGGCAAGGGGCCACTGCATGCGCTTTTGCGTGATTCTGTGATCACTGAAAAACTTAATGCCAGTATGGATAATGTCCAAAAAGGGACGGATGGCTTCAATCAGATCGTACAAGCTTTAAAGCATAATTTTCTAGTGCGTGGCTATTTTAAAACGCAAGCAAAAAAGCAACAAAAAGATAGCATTAACCGCCAGACTATGAAATAG
- a CDS encoding helix-turn-helix domain-containing protein: protein MKIYIKNMVCIRCKMVVQEQLKKMSLHHTVVKLGEVEVTDPLTNTQLNEFRTGLLKFGLIVLDDKKSMLIDKIKKVIIELIHYENEPLGINFSVYLSKKLNHEYTYMANLFSEVEGVNVEHYMISHKIERVKELLVYDKLSLTEISYKLSYSSVAHLCNQFKKITGITPSDFKKSSIENYRQAG, encoded by the coding sequence ATGAAGATTTATATCAAGAATATGGTCTGTATTCGCTGCAAAATGGTCGTGCAGGAACAGCTAAAGAAAATGAGCTTGCATCATACGGTAGTTAAATTAGGGGAAGTCGAAGTTACAGATCCCCTTACTAATACCCAATTGAATGAATTCAGAACCGGGTTACTAAAGTTCGGCCTTATCGTATTGGATGACAAAAAAAGCATGCTCATCGATAAAATCAAAAAGGTCATTATTGAGTTGATACATTATGAAAATGAGCCTTTAGGTATAAATTTTTCAGTTTACTTAAGTAAAAAACTGAACCATGAATATACCTATATGGCCAATCTGTTTTCTGAAGTAGAAGGGGTCAATGTCGAACATTATATGATCAGCCATAAAATTGAACGTGTGAAAGAACTGCTGGTTTACGATAAGCTTTCGCTGACGGAAATATCTTACAAGTTGAGTTATAGCAGTGTTGCCCACTTATGCAATCAATTTAAAAAAATCACCGGTATAACCCCTTCTGATTTCAAAAAATCCAGCATTGAGAATTATCGGCAAGCCGGATAA
- a CDS encoding zinc-dependent alcohol dehydrogenase family protein: protein MTSNLSVGSHQQPLPLTMKAMVMEVAGQPLTSKTLPLPVPAAEQVLIKIIACGVCRTDLHIMDSELPDPKLPLIPGHEIIGTIVQTGSGVTQFKTGDLVGVPWVGYTCGYCKYCMRDQENLCENALFTGYTIDGGYAEYTVAFQKYCFHLSAQYGIPAAAPLLCAGLIGYRSYKMIGAQAKQLGFYGFGAAAHILIQIALHQGKEIYAFTRDGDIASQAFATRLGAAWAGDSSVAPPVRLDAAIIFAPVGNLIPKALKDIDKGCSVVCAGIHMSDIPSFAYDLLWEERVIRSVANLTRKDGEEFFEMASEIKLKTETRFFPLHEANEALAAVRGGKIRGAAVLVM, encoded by the coding sequence ATGACAAGTAATCTTTCAGTCGGCAGCCATCAGCAACCATTGCCGTTAACCATGAAAGCCATGGTAATGGAAGTTGCGGGCCAGCCATTAACAAGTAAAACACTTCCATTGCCTGTTCCTGCAGCAGAGCAGGTACTCATTAAAATAATTGCCTGTGGCGTTTGCCGTACCGACCTGCATATTATGGATAGTGAGCTCCCTGATCCCAAGCTCCCACTTATCCCAGGTCATGAAATTATCGGTACCATTGTTCAAACTGGAAGCGGCGTTACACAATTTAAAACAGGCGATTTGGTTGGCGTTCCATGGGTGGGCTATACCTGTGGGTATTGTAAATACTGCATGAGGGACCAGGAGAACCTCTGTGAGAATGCCCTTTTTACCGGCTATACAATTGATGGGGGATATGCCGAATACACCGTTGCATTTCAGAAATATTGTTTTCATTTATCTGCCCAATATGGTATTCCTGCGGCTGCGCCACTGCTTTGTGCAGGCCTTATCGGCTATCGGTCTTATAAAATGATTGGGGCACAGGCTAAACAATTGGGATTTTACGGATTTGGCGCGGCAGCCCATATCCTGATACAAATAGCATTGCACCAGGGAAAAGAAATATATGCTTTCACTCGTGATGGCGATATCGCCTCTCAAGCATTTGCAACGCGGCTGGGTGCCGCTTGGGCCGGTGATTCCAGTGTTGCACCTCCCGTCAGGCTGGATGCCGCAATTATTTTCGCACCGGTAGGAAATCTTATCCCTAAAGCACTAAAGGATATTGATAAAGGCTGCAGTGTGGTTTGCGCAGGCATACATATGAGCGATATTCCATCCTTTGCTTATGACCTATTGTGGGAAGAAAGGGTTATCCGGTCTGTGGCTAACCTGACCCGTAAAGACGGGGAAGAATTTTTTGAAATGGCATCCGAAATTAAGTTAAAGACAGAAACCAGGTTTTTTCCATTGCATGAGGCAAATGAAGCCTTAGCTGCGGTCAGGGGCGGAAAGATACGTGGGGCTGCCGTATTGGTGATGTAA
- a CDS encoding chemotaxis protein CheB, with translation MQLTAPHHIIAIGASAGGMEEINVFFDHTPLDGVSYIIIQHLSSDFKSRMVDLLARHSKLIVKEAAQGMKVMSNEVYLIPNDKYMTISGEELFLSDKKDIKGPHLTINTFFTSLATDCGKKAIGIILSGLGSDGTEGIKAIKKAGGIVMARNPETSGFPSMPAHVIATGLTDFILEPALMPAAIEDYIKYGLEISEEDDDKNIKSIVDLIKANSPLDFSDYKQATILRRTRRRAAAANFPSLSNYLAYLKKNPDEVEVLSKDFLISVTSFFRDKQAFEVIQKEIIPALLQLLAPDEELKIWVAGCATGEEVYSLGILIQEQLQGNFKDTVVKIFATDVDNLALAHAGRGLYSLSIKKHVSTERLEKYFINEGSAFRISPAIRKMVIFAQHDLVKNPPYCNMHFISCRNLLIYMTPVLQKKVFAMLLFGLKKDGYLFLGPSENPMHIIKNLRVVSSKWKIYQNLVAKRTVNFDAFSMPDYLDTKHSLPMPMAETMSKDARQTIVETVVTGLTEDLDFLSLCVDEKNQVVKSFGDTKKYLLQKHFTTNLAELLSKPLAVAFSSLSKSVLNTGKKAVVEHIKMKIGRRTLKVNMAVRPFPADQSNRKMLVVTLNEDKSGSVAENKVDVYDPKVYQDQYAINLEEEVKELKDKLQSALEKLDSSNENMQSFNEELISANEEMQSTNEEMQSVNEELHTINAEYQSKNKELLETNDDMNNYFRSNVNGQLFVDDDLLLMKFSPGAVKQINLLPSDIGRPLSNISTNIKFETILADITEVLAKGNVITKEIETNNGDWYQVMTMPYVRQADNKRNGAIITFNDISELKKAQQELDLSSKMLGMAIEAAELGTWSINVKTREFTSSSRLKELFGFESAQMMTFPAAIAQIAGNYQLIVSEAIEETINGGKKCDIEFPSQGHHDGKLRWIRAVGNLTHNKENIPNYFSGVLLDITVHKLNELRKNDFIAMVSHELRSPLTSLQANMQLLALKAKKNDDEGTLLAVEKANKQIKKMGTMITGFLDAASLEEGKIYLRTQTFEVNGLLQEIKEEMLTTTTNHQINLLPFKTISVNADRNKIGQVVTNLLSNAVKYSPKGGNIEVSCRTVRSIVEVSVTDEGLGISLPDQAKLFDRYYRIESASNAKIAGFGLGLYLSNEIINRHKGRLWVDSELGKGSTFHFSLPL, from the coding sequence ATGCAATTAACTGCCCCCCATCACATTATCGCTATTGGCGCATCTGCGGGTGGCATGGAAGAGATCAACGTTTTTTTCGACCATACTCCCTTAGATGGCGTTTCGTATATTATCATCCAGCACTTATCATCTGACTTTAAAAGCCGTATGGTCGATTTGTTGGCCAGACACAGTAAATTGATTGTTAAGGAAGCCGCTCAGGGGATGAAGGTGATGAGCAATGAAGTGTATTTAATCCCAAATGATAAGTATATGACAATAAGCGGAGAAGAATTGTTTTTAAGCGATAAGAAGGACATTAAAGGTCCCCACTTAACTATTAACACATTTTTTACCTCTCTGGCTACGGACTGCGGAAAAAAAGCGATCGGTATTATTCTTTCGGGGTTGGGTTCGGACGGCACCGAAGGTATTAAAGCAATAAAAAAAGCAGGCGGAATAGTCATGGCACGTAATCCGGAAACTTCAGGATTCCCAAGCATGCCTGCCCATGTCATAGCTACAGGTTTAACTGATTTTATATTGGAGCCTGCATTGATGCCCGCAGCTATCGAAGACTATATCAAGTACGGATTGGAGATATCTGAAGAAGATGACGATAAAAATATTAAATCGATTGTTGACCTGATCAAAGCGAATTCACCGCTGGACTTTTCCGATTATAAACAAGCAACCATTTTAAGAAGAACCAGAAGAAGGGCCGCAGCGGCTAATTTCCCTTCTCTTTCTAATTATCTGGCGTATTTAAAGAAAAACCCTGACGAGGTAGAAGTTCTTTCGAAAGATTTTCTGATCAGCGTAACATCATTTTTCAGGGATAAGCAGGCATTTGAGGTCATTCAAAAGGAAATCATACCAGCCCTGCTGCAGCTGCTTGCACCGGATGAAGAACTGAAGATCTGGGTTGCCGGATGCGCCACCGGCGAAGAGGTCTATTCTTTGGGAATCTTGATTCAAGAACAATTACAGGGCAATTTTAAAGATACCGTAGTGAAAATATTCGCAACGGATGTTGACAACCTTGCCTTAGCTCATGCAGGCAGGGGTCTTTATAGCCTCAGCATAAAAAAACACGTTTCTACGGAAAGGCTGGAAAAATACTTTATAAATGAGGGCTCCGCTTTCCGCATCAGCCCTGCTATCCGTAAAATGGTCATTTTCGCTCAGCACGATCTTGTAAAGAACCCGCCTTATTGTAATATGCATTTTATCAGCTGCCGTAACCTGCTGATCTATATGACCCCTGTTTTGCAGAAAAAGGTATTTGCTATGCTCTTATTCGGATTAAAAAAAGACGGCTATTTATTTCTGGGTCCAAGCGAGAACCCCATGCATATCATTAAAAACCTGAGGGTAGTGAGTTCTAAATGGAAGATCTACCAGAATTTAGTGGCCAAACGCACGGTAAACTTCGACGCGTTCAGTATGCCGGACTATCTGGACACGAAACACAGCCTTCCGATGCCGATGGCAGAAACGATGTCTAAAGATGCCAGGCAAACCATAGTAGAAACAGTTGTTACCGGTTTAACTGAGGACCTGGATTTTCTTTCTTTATGTGTTGATGAGAAAAACCAGGTGGTAAAATCATTTGGGGATACCAAAAAATATCTGCTACAAAAACACTTCACTACGAACCTCGCAGAACTTTTATCGAAGCCTCTTGCAGTTGCCTTTAGTTCACTTAGTAAAAGCGTTTTGAATACCGGCAAGAAGGCTGTAGTTGAGCATATAAAAATGAAGATTGGACGGAGAACCTTGAAAGTTAACATGGCTGTACGGCCCTTTCCGGCTGATCAAAGTAACCGGAAAATGCTCGTTGTCACCCTCAATGAAGATAAATCAGGGTCAGTAGCAGAGAATAAAGTAGACGTTTATGATCCTAAAGTTTACCAGGATCAATATGCTATCAACCTGGAAGAGGAAGTAAAAGAGTTAAAAGATAAATTACAGTCAGCCCTGGAGAAGCTCGACTCATCAAACGAAAATATGCAGTCTTTCAACGAGGAACTCATTTCTGCCAACGAGGAGATGCAAAGTACTAATGAAGAAATGCAATCAGTTAATGAAGAGCTTCACACGATTAACGCTGAATACCAGTCAAAAAACAAAGAGTTGCTGGAAACCAACGATGACATGAATAACTATTTCAGGAGCAATGTCAACGGGCAGCTATTTGTGGACGATGATCTTTTGCTCATGAAGTTCTCGCCGGGAGCAGTAAAACAAATCAACTTGCTGCCATCTGATATCGGTCGGCCGTTGAGCAATATCTCTACGAACATTAAATTTGAAACGATTTTAGCCGACATTACCGAAGTGTTGGCCAAAGGCAATGTAATTACCAAGGAAATTGAAACTAATAACGGAGACTGGTACCAAGTCATGACCATGCCCTATGTACGGCAGGCAGACAATAAACGAAATGGTGCCATCATTACCTTTAATGATATTTCAGAACTGAAGAAAGCACAACAGGAGCTCGACCTGAGCAGCAAAATGCTGGGTATGGCGATAGAGGCCGCCGAATTGGGCACCTGGTCCATCAACGTAAAAACCCGTGAGTTTACCTCATCATCCAGGCTTAAAGAATTGTTTGGATTTGAGTCTGCTCAAATGATGACATTCCCGGCAGCGATTGCACAAATCGCAGGAAATTACCAATTGATTGTTAGCGAAGCTATAGAAGAAACTATCAATGGCGGTAAAAAGTGTGATATAGAGTTTCCCTCGCAAGGACATCATGATGGAAAATTAAGATGGATACGCGCGGTTGGAAACCTTACCCACAACAAAGAAAACATTCCCAATTATTTTAGCGGCGTTTTGCTGGATATCACTGTACATAAACTCAATGAGTTAAGAAAGAACGATTTTATCGCCATGGTCAGCCACGAATTGAGATCACCGTTGACCTCACTTCAGGCCAATATGCAGTTGCTGGCATTAAAGGCTAAAAAAAACGATGACGAGGGAACCCTCTTAGCTGTGGAAAAAGCAAATAAGCAAATTAAAAAAATGGGGACCATGATCACTGGTTTTTTAGATGCGGCCAGCCTTGAGGAAGGTAAAATTTATCTGCGTACACAAACCTTTGAAGTCAACGGGCTGCTCCAGGAAATCAAAGAAGAAATGCTGACAACAACTACCAATCACCAGATCAACCTGCTTCCTTTTAAAACCATATCCGTAAACGCGGATAGGAATAAAATCGGACAGGTAGTAACTAACCTGTTAAGTAATGCTGTTAAGTATTCACCAAAAGGAGGAAATATAGAGGTATCGTGCAGGACGGTGAGATCAATAGTAGAGGTTAGCGTAACAGATGAGGGTCTGGGTATCAGTTTGCCCGACCAGGCTAAATTATTTGACCGGTATTACCGGATCGAAAGCGCCAGCAATGCTAAAATTGCCGGCTTTGGACTTGGGCTTTACCTGTCAAACGAGATCATCAATCGTCATAAGGGCCGCCTGTGGGTAGACAGTGAATTAGGAAAAGGATCAACTTTTCATTTTAGTCTGCCACTTTAA
- a CDS encoding lysylphosphatidylglycerol synthase transmembrane domain-containing protein — protein sequence MRYEENPLYVKDHSMVKVKAVPTSFFTPSRILFYVFSIVVFYFAIHYIGKLKNIEELMLQMEPAWLFLAVFAQVLTYLIYAFIIKLLIKDKPGTTDYFLLFKLSIVIMFVNQVLPTGGISGDGYIFNQLIKRKVSRYNAFTAMVLESISYYAAILILLLLFYTWYLNKVTHVNILITYTVLLGFVFYILLFVLVLIISNGHNLSFAMHKLERFGFIKRFIEKASLLSLQNENEGTFKMLGRKKKSIIQTIGLQLIIVMSDIITVFALVKGFHVAMPFPIVAFGLLLSLVIGALPISPGSLIVYESAMTYFLTKLGAPVHAALIITLLYRSLTFWLPIPLGLLVYRNLQNKTIVNKSDNL from the coding sequence TTGAGATATGAAGAAAACCCACTTTATGTAAAAGATCATAGCATGGTTAAAGTGAAAGCAGTACCGACAAGTTTTTTTACGCCTTCCCGCATCCTTTTTTATGTGTTTTCAATTGTTGTTTTTTACTTCGCCATTCACTACATCGGCAAGCTGAAGAACATTGAAGAGCTGATGCTGCAAATGGAACCGGCCTGGTTGTTCCTGGCCGTATTTGCCCAGGTATTAACTTATCTTATTTACGCCTTCATCATCAAGCTGCTTATTAAAGATAAACCAGGAACAACTGATTACTTTTTGCTGTTTAAATTATCCATCGTCATTATGTTTGTTAACCAGGTGCTGCCTACGGGTGGAATCAGCGGAGATGGATATATCTTTAACCAACTGATCAAAAGAAAAGTATCGAGATACAACGCCTTTACCGCGATGGTATTGGAATCGATCAGTTATTACGCCGCTATACTTATTTTACTTCTCCTTTTTTATACCTGGTATCTTAACAAGGTCACGCACGTTAACATTTTGATAACGTACACAGTGCTCCTGGGATTTGTGTTTTATATCTTACTGTTTGTTTTAGTGCTTATTATAAGTAATGGGCATAATCTATCCTTTGCAATGCATAAGCTTGAAAGGTTTGGTTTTATTAAACGTTTTATTGAAAAAGCCAGTCTTTTATCCCTGCAAAACGAAAATGAAGGAACTTTTAAAATGCTTGGAAGAAAGAAAAAATCTATCATTCAAACAATAGGCCTGCAGCTGATCATCGTTATGAGTGATATAATAACTGTCTTCGCGCTGGTAAAAGGGTTTCATGTAGCCATGCCGTTCCCAATTGTTGCTTTCGGCTTACTATTGTCTCTCGTCATTGGCGCACTTCCTATTTCGCCCGGGTCACTTATTGTTTACGAAAGTGCAATGACCTATTTTTTAACCAAGTTAGGGGCACCGGTTCATGCTGCACTGATCATTACTTTACTTTATCGTTCCCTGACCTTTTGGCTGCCAATTCCTTTGGGGTTATTGGTTTACAGAAATCTGCAGAACAAGACTATTGTAAATAAGTCCGATAACCTGTAG